Proteins from one Escherichia coli genomic window:
- the lacA gene encoding galactoside O-acetyltransferase produces the protein MNMPMTERIKAGKLFTDMCEGLPEKRLRGKTLMYEFNHSHPSEVEKRESLLKEMFATVGENAWVEPPVYFSYGSNIHIGRNFYANFNLTIVDDYTVTIGDNVLIAPNVTISVTGHPVHHELRKNGEMYSFAITIGNNVWIGSHVVINPGVTIGDNSVIGAGSVVTKDIPPNVVAAGVPCRVIREINDRDKQYYFRDYKVESSV, from the coding sequence ATGAACATGCCAATGACAGAAAGAATAAAAGCAGGCAAGCTATTTACCGATATGTGCGAAGGCTTACCGGAAAAAAGACTTCGTGGGAAAACGTTAATGTATGAGTTTAATCACTCGCATCCATCAGAAGTTGAAAAAAGGGAAAGCCTGCTTAAAGAAATGTTTGCCACGGTAGGGGAAAACGCCTGGGTAGAACCACCCGTCTATTTCTCTTACGGCTCCAACATCCATATAGGCCGCAATTTTTATGCAAATTTCAATTTAACCATTGTCGATGACTACACGGTAACGATCGGTGATAACGTACTGATTGCCCCCAACGTTACCATTTCCGTTACGGGACACCCTGTACACCATGAATTAAGAAAAAACGGAGAGATGTACTCTTTTGCGATAACGATTGGTAATAACGTCTGGATCGGCAGCCATGTGGTTATTAATCCAGGCGTCACCATCGGGGATAATTCTGTTATTGGCGCGGGTAGTGTCGTCACAAAAGACATTCCACCAAACGTCGTGGCGGCTGGCGTTCCTTGTCGGGTTATTCGCGAAATAAACGACCGGGATAAGCAATATTATTTCAGAGATTATAAAGTTGAGTCTTCAGTTTAA